The proteins below are encoded in one region of Triticum urartu cultivar G1812 unplaced genomic scaffold, Tu2.1 TuUngrouped_contig_10310, whole genome shotgun sequence:
- the LOC125526500 gene encoding oryzain alpha chain-like, producing MAAAALLLLLVSLAAAAAAPTSNTSERWERTRSEEKERIFMEWKARHGHGTTNSSLTEVEEEHLHAMFMKDFCDIAHEEHRYTIFKEALRDIDQHNAG from the coding sequence ATGGCGGCGGCAGCgctactgctgctgctggtgtcgctggcggcggcggcggcggcgcccacGAGCAACACATCGGAAAGGTGGGAGAGGACGAGGAGCGAGGAGAAGGAGCGGATCTTCATGGAGTGGAAGGCGAGGCACGGGCACGGCACAACCAACAGCTCCCTGACCGAGGTGGAGGAGGAGCACCTGCACGCCATGTTTATGAAGGACTTCTGCGACATCGCCCACGAGGAGCACCGGTACACCATATTTAAGGAGGCCCTCCGCGACATCGACCAGCACAACGCTGGCTAG